A region of Candidatus Megaera polyxenophila DNA encodes the following proteins:
- a CDS encoding aminotransferase, whose translation MTFDYRHLIDKSVLDILKKILEDIQSNGISDDRSIYISFRTNAQGVVLSKPVKQKYPKEITIILQHQFKNLTVLDEKFTVNITFSGITETVEVPFNTITSFLDPAANFGFQFAVSNEAKLGKSNSYVNKADILPSKFKLTDNKKAKINNKEATVVAFDKFRKKSEEGSVY comes from the coding sequence ATGACATTTGATTATCGACATTTGATAGATAAATCAGTACTTGATATTTTAAAAAAAATACTTGAGGACATACAAAGTAATGGAATTTCTGATGATCGAAGCATTTATATATCTTTTCGTACTAATGCTCAAGGGGTTGTGTTATCGAAACCAGTTAAGCAAAAATATCCCAAAGAAATTACTATTATTTTACAGCACCAATTTAAAAATCTAACAGTTTTAGATGAAAAATTTACAGTCAATATTACCTTTAGTGGAATAACTGAAACAGTTGAAGTGCCATTTAATACTATAACGAGTTTTTTAGATCCAGCAGCCAATTTTGGATTTCAGTTTGCGGTGTCTAATGAGGCTAAACTCGGTAAAAGCAATTCTTATGTAAATAAAGCAGATATTTTACCTTCAAAATTTAAACTTACTGATAATAAAAAAGCTAAAATAAATAATAAAGAAGCGACAGTTGTAGCTTTTGATAAATTTAGAAAAAAAAGTGAAGAAGGGAGTGTATATTAA
- a CDS encoding lytic transglycosylase has protein sequence MRTIFLTIIFSIAFPFANSTYASIDYELKESRKCSSVFSYFEKKYGLPGNSLHAISLHETAKKHPRHNISLVWPWTVMNNKEGKSYHFRTQNEAIRYVRMQFMMGNNNIDVGCMQINLKHHPEAFSSLNQAFSPRSNIAYGAYFLSENRKKLGSMEKAIGRYHSATEHLAAKYRYNVNKINQSMYEYNANLRKVAYSVSYNKKYLNSYRKSSSQDLFTKKNDRYLVSRNKNSSKRINADRIQHEDWFESKVYQR, from the coding sequence ATGCGAACTATTTTCTTGACGATAATCTTTTCAATAGCTTTTCCCTTTGCTAATTCTACTTACGCAAGTATAGATTATGAACTTAAGGAATCAAGGAAATGTTCAAGTGTGTTTTCTTATTTCGAAAAAAAGTATGGTTTGCCGGGTAATAGTTTGCATGCTATTTCTCTGCATGAAACCGCAAAAAAACACCCTCGCCATAATATTTCGCTGGTTTGGCCTTGGACGGTGATGAATAACAAAGAAGGTAAGAGCTACCATTTTAGAACCCAGAATGAGGCAATAAGATATGTAAGAATGCAGTTTATGATGGGGAATAATAATATAGATGTAGGATGTATGCAAATTAATTTAAAGCACCATCCGGAAGCTTTTTCGTCTTTAAATCAGGCTTTTTCTCCCAGAAGCAATATTGCATATGGAGCTTATTTCTTAAGCGAAAATAGGAAGAAATTAGGTTCAATGGAAAAGGCTATAGGTAGGTATCATTCTGCAACTGAGCATCTTGCTGCTAAATACCGTTATAATGTTAATAAAATTAATCAGTCTATGTATGAATATAATGCCAACTTACGCAAAGTTGCATATAGCGTTTCTTACAATAAGAAGTACCTTAATTCTTATCGTAAAAGTTCTTCCCAGGATTTATTTACTAAAAAAAATGATCGCTATCTAGTAAGTAGAAATAAAAATTCTTCAAAACGTATTAATGCAGATAGAATTCAACATGAAGATTGGTTTGAGAGTAAAGTATACCAACGATGA
- a CDS encoding acetyltransferase: MLLLKPVYFYNLGYLATYLIIRYKVYIGEYRRKITQEFSIIDIKAHHYVLVYEKQIIGITRIMYENGIADLARVTVIKKYRNRGYGKELVKQVINEVKNSQKAKIIRLHISDKALLDFYKQFGFKENGEVYFHNVATISMIKVL, from the coding sequence ATGTTATTACTTAAACCGGTTTACTTTTATAATTTAGGTTATTTAGCAACTTATTTGATTATTAGATATAAAGTTTATATCGGTGAATATCGGAGAAAAATTACGCAAGAGTTTAGCATAATTGATATAAAAGCCCATCATTACGTTCTCGTATATGAAAAACAGATAATTGGCATAACTAGAATAATGTATGAAAACGGTATAGCAGATTTAGCTAGAGTAACCGTTATTAAGAAATACAGGAATCGTGGTTACGGGAAAGAACTGGTAAAACAGGTTATTAATGAAGTAAAAAATAGCCAAAAAGCAAAAATAATAAGACTCCACATAAGTGATAAAGCTTTGTTGGATTTTTATAAACAGTTTGGTTTTAAAGAAAACGGAGAAGTCTATTTTCATAATGTTGCAACCATCAGTATGATAAAAGTTCTTTAA
- a CDS encoding ribonuclease H yields MPPKPVINIYTDGACSGNPGPGGWGAYLEYGDGEDGSKKITKEIFGYSHETTNNQMEIVAAIEALKILKKPCTVNLYTDSKYLQLGITKWIHNWRRNNWLKSDNKPVKNAQLWQKLEEEIALHVIIWHWVKGHSDNYGNIIADRLAVKGREMARWEKINVVHR; encoded by the coding sequence ATGCCGCCAAAACCGGTAATTAATATATACACAGACGGGGCTTGCTCCGGTAACCCTGGACCAGGAGGATGGGGAGCATATCTAGAGTATGGAGATGGAGAGGATGGCTCAAAAAAAATAACTAAAGAGATTTTTGGTTATAGCCATGAAACTACTAATAATCAGATGGAAATAGTAGCTGCTATAGAAGCATTGAAAATACTTAAAAAACCTTGTACTGTCAATCTGTATACTGATAGCAAATATCTTCAGCTGGGAATTACAAAATGGATTCACAATTGGCGTAGGAATAATTGGCTTAAAAGTGACAATAAACCCGTTAAGAATGCTCAGCTATGGCAAAAATTGGAAGAGGAGATTGCTCTTCATGTTATTATATGGCATTGGGTAAAAGGTCATTCAGATAATTATGGTAACATAATAGCTGATAGGTTAGCAGTTAAGGGGAGGGAAATGGCAAGGTGGGAGAAGATAAATGTCGTTCATAGATAA
- a CDS encoding methyltransferase RP459, with translation MMIFNQDLVKSRKINSIDNIKNSDFYQFLYSDLIQRLEPIDKTYKKGLVLGFGDYHMFPINNPYNLNYTELDQLVLIEKKSLDLVLFPFGFHWLNDVQKFLFKVKEVLKNDGLFVCNFAGSGSLNHLRKLLFLAEEDHNIPHFPHISPFIKFEDMTPLMQQAGFAENIIDCETIELEYKNPILFMRALKSFGETNAINNRINYSITKPMYNYIKNYERNFLDKINLISLVSSPAKGSIKLKAENFSG, from the coding sequence ATGATGATATTTAATCAAGATTTGGTAAAGAGCCGTAAAATTAACTCTATTGATAATATTAAAAATTCAGATTTTTACCAATTTCTCTATTCTGATTTAATACAGCGATTAGAACCGATAGATAAAACTTATAAAAAAGGATTAGTCCTGGGTTTTGGCGATTATCATATGTTTCCTATTAATAATCCCTATAACTTAAATTATACTGAACTAGACCAGCTTGTTTTAATAGAAAAAAAATCACTGGACCTCGTACTATTTCCATTTGGATTTCATTGGTTAAATGACGTGCAAAAATTTTTATTTAAAGTGAAAGAGGTTCTAAAAAATGATGGTCTTTTTGTTTGTAATTTTGCCGGTTCAGGTAGCCTGAATCATCTAAGAAAACTTTTATTTCTAGCAGAAGAGGACCATAACATTCCTCACTTTCCTCATATTTCTCCTTTTATTAAATTTGAAGATATGACACCTCTTATGCAACAAGCAGGTTTTGCTGAAAATATAATTGATTGCGAAACGATAGAACTAGAATATAAAAATCCAATTTTATTCATGAGGGCCTTAAAGAGCTTCGGAGAAACAAATGCAATTAATAATAGGATAAACTACTCTATTACAAAACCAATGTATAACTATATAAAAAACTATGAGCGTAATTTTCTAGATAAAATAAATCTAATTAGCTTAGTATCTAGTCCGGCAAAAGGCTCAATAAAGTTAAAAGCAGAAAATTTTTCGGGATAA
- a CDS encoding NADH ubiquinone oxidoreductase has protein sequence MSFIDKFLAKIWAKKIGKDDFGNEYYVSCFKNHLGRNKRLVIYNGLDLSSKVPPMWHAWLHYMTDEVPLGNKKKFEWERDFEPNLTGTKYAYEPSKTGDKSPVYIKWKP, from the coding sequence ATGTCGTTCATAGATAAGTTTTTAGCGAAGATATGGGCTAAAAAAATAGGGAAAGATGATTTTGGTAATGAATATTATGTTAGTTGTTTTAAGAACCACCTAGGGAGGAATAAAAGATTAGTTATATATAACGGTCTTGATTTATCTTCTAAAGTGCCTCCTATGTGGCATGCTTGGCTTCATTATATGACTGATGAAGTTCCGCTCGGTAACAAAAAGAAGTTTGAGTGGGAAAGAGATTTTGAGCCTAATTTGACAGGTACAAAATATGCTTATGAACCGTCAAAAACAGGGGATAAATCGCCTGTTTATATTAAGTGGAAACCGTAA
- a CDS encoding outer membrane lipid asymmetry maintenance protein MlaD, with translation MKERVIETVVGFIVICVAIFSFMFFYKISDSGEDGEGYFLNAYFQNIEGVAEGNDVKLSGIKIGYIDNVTLENGTYFAVARLKIKKGIDIPSDSRAIVSTSGLLGGKYIRINPGSADDNLQENGKFKFTQSSINIEDLISKLMYSLTSK, from the coding sequence ATGAAAGAGAGAGTAATTGAAACTGTTGTAGGTTTTATTGTTATTTGTGTAGCCATATTTTCCTTTATGTTTTTTTACAAAATCAGTGATTCTGGGGAAGATGGTGAGGGTTATTTTTTAAATGCTTATTTTCAAAATATTGAGGGTGTTGCAGAAGGTAACGACGTTAAACTTTCTGGAATTAAAATAGGTTATATTGATAATGTAACTCTTGAAAATGGTACTTATTTTGCTGTTGCACGGCTAAAGATCAAAAAAGGGATAGATATTCCTTCTGATTCAAGAGCTATAGTATCTACTAGTGGATTACTTGGTGGTAAATATATAAGAATTAACCCTGGATCTGCTGATGATAATTTACAAGAGAACGGTAAGTTTAAATTTACACAGTCTTCGATTAATATAGAAGATCTAATTAGCAAGCTAATGTATTCTTTAACTAGCAAATAG